In Fundidesulfovibrio putealis DSM 16056, a genomic segment contains:
- a CDS encoding glycosyltransferase family 4 protein, translating to MIRTAYVTLWYPKPSETFVVGEVAALRDLGMPVTVYTLYGKLSRHIGKCMEARCPQVERLGTRSIPACLAAAAWWWKNHPALFRKTARTVLGRFWRDLEQTGENSWAFLTGCLLARKFREDGITHIHAGWANGPATAAWTASQLTGIPFSFTGRAGDIYPPDGALEEKIAAAAFVRCDAAFNLEYLRQFTWDRKDRVHLVRNMLSWAVPEPGEVPMLAPYRLLAIARFVKTKGLDVLLDACAILKERGVDFRLTLAGSGRIEKQLRAQAQALGIADKVSFPGFILHKDVPELIRAHDIFVMPSKIGTTGDRDGLPTVIMEALLGRVPVVATDVGGIREVIRDGETGLLIQQRNPKAMADAIQTLANDRENAVRMADNGKKLVVEYYDTARNARTFFDLIENSSNA from the coding sequence ATGATACGCACTGCATACGTCACCCTTTGGTATCCCAAACCCTCCGAAACCTTCGTGGTCGGGGAGGTTGCGGCGCTGCGCGATCTCGGAATGCCCGTAACGGTGTACACCTTGTACGGCAAGCTCTCCCGACACATCGGCAAGTGTATGGAGGCCAGGTGCCCCCAGGTGGAACGCCTGGGCACCCGCAGCATTCCGGCCTGCCTGGCAGCCGCCGCATGGTGGTGGAAGAACCACCCGGCGCTCTTCAGGAAGACCGCACGAACCGTGCTTGGCCGCTTCTGGAGGGACCTCGAACAGACCGGCGAGAACTCCTGGGCCTTCCTGACCGGCTGCCTGCTGGCGAGGAAGTTCCGGGAGGACGGCATCACCCACATCCACGCCGGATGGGCCAACGGCCCCGCCACCGCCGCGTGGACCGCCTCCCAGCTGACGGGCATCCCCTTCAGCTTCACGGGGCGCGCGGGCGACATCTATCCGCCCGACGGCGCGCTGGAGGAAAAGATCGCCGCCGCCGCGTTCGTGCGCTGCGACGCGGCCTTCAACCTGGAATATCTCCGCCAGTTCACCTGGGACCGCAAGGACCGGGTGCATCTGGTGCGCAACATGCTCTCCTGGGCCGTGCCTGAACCGGGCGAGGTGCCCATGCTGGCTCCCTACCGGCTGCTGGCCATCGCCCGCTTCGTCAAGACCAAGGGGCTGGACGTGCTGCTGGACGCCTGCGCAATCCTGAAGGAGCGCGGCGTGGATTTCAGGCTCACCCTGGCCGGATCGGGACGTATCGAAAAGCAGCTGCGGGCGCAGGCCCAGGCCTTGGGCATCGCCGACAAGGTTTCCTTTCCCGGCTTCATCCTGCACAAGGACGTCCCGGAGCTCATCCGCGCCCACGACATCTTCGTGATGCCGAGCAAGATCGGAACCACCGGCGACCGCGACGGCCTTCCCACGGTCATCATGGAAGCCCTGCTGGGACGCGTCCCCGTGGTGGCCACCGACGTGGGCGGCATCCGCGAAGTGATCCGCGACGGCGAAACCGGCCTGCTCATCCAGCAACGCAATCCCAAGGCCATGGCCGACGCCATCCAGACCCTGGCCAACGACCGCGAGAACGCCGTGCGCATGGCCGACAACGGCAAGAAACTGGTGGTGGAGTACTACGACACCGCCCGCAACGCGCGGACCTTCTTCGACCTGATCGAAAACTCCAGCAACGCTTAA
- a CDS encoding inorganic phosphate transporter, giving the protein MLEIPLLLIFIVVIALVFDFTNGAHDSANAIATIVSTKVLSPRTAVIMAASLNLFGAFLGTEVAQTVGSGIVGPEMVTGCKILVLAALFGAIFWNLLTWYLGIPSSSSHALIGGLIGAAIAFKGWDAPNYASIGKKVLIPLLLSPLAGFLVGYLIMVALTWMFVKAHPRTVNTAFKKLQILSSAFMATSHGLNDAQKTMGIITLALVIFQMQPDVSIPFWVKLSCALAMGLGTAMGGWKIVKTMGHKIFKLEPVHGFAAETAAAAVIMGASSMGAPISTTHTISTAVIGVGASKRFSAVRWGVAGNLVVAWVLTIPASGAVAALCFYALDFIGLQ; this is encoded by the coding sequence ATGCTTGAGATACCCCTGCTGCTCATCTTCATCGTGGTCATCGCCTTGGTGTTCGATTTCACCAACGGCGCGCACGACTCGGCCAACGCCATCGCCACCATCGTCTCCACGAAGGTGCTCTCGCCGCGCACCGCCGTCATCATGGCGGCGTCGCTGAATCTCTTCGGGGCCTTCCTGGGCACCGAGGTGGCCCAGACCGTGGGCAGCGGCATCGTGGGGCCGGAAATGGTCACCGGATGCAAAATCCTGGTGCTGGCCGCGCTTTTCGGGGCCATCTTCTGGAACCTGCTGACCTGGTACCTGGGCATCCCTTCGTCTTCCTCGCACGCCCTGATCGGTGGCCTCATCGGCGCAGCCATAGCCTTCAAGGGCTGGGACGCCCCCAACTACGCCTCCATCGGCAAGAAGGTGCTCATCCCCTTGCTGCTTTCTCCCCTGGCGGGTTTTCTGGTGGGCTACCTGATCATGGTGGCGCTCACCTGGATGTTCGTGAAGGCACACCCGCGCACCGTGAACACCGCCTTCAAGAAGCTCCAAATACTCTCCTCGGCCTTCATGGCCACCAGCCACGGCCTGAACGACGCCCAGAAGACCATGGGCATCATCACCCTGGCCCTGGTCATCTTCCAGATGCAGCCCGACGTGAGCATCCCCTTCTGGGTGAAGCTCAGCTGCGCGCTGGCCATGGGGCTGGGAACCGCCATGGGCGGCTGGAAGATCGTGAAGACCATGGGGCACAAGATCTTCAAGCTGGAGCCGGTGCACGGCTTCGCCGCCGAGACGGCCGCCGCAGCGGTCATCATGGGGGCGTCGTCCATGGGCGCGCCCATCAGCACCACGCACACCATTTCCACCGCCGTCATCGGCGTGGGGGCGTCCAAACGCTTCTCCGCCGTGCGCTGGGGCGTGGCCGGAAATCTGGTGGTGGCCTGGGTGCTGACCATCCCGGCCTCGGGGGCCGTGGCGGCGCTGTGCTTCTACGCGCTCGACTTCATCGGGTTGCAGTAG
- a CDS encoding DUF47 domain-containing protein yields MGFSLFPKEVKFFEMFKDQNRKLIKAVTILDELFHSLEDMEDRCTRINIIEAEANTISRSISTELSSTFITPLDREDIHQINITQEALINIVKATATRIGLLECGDVLYPSRRLVRSLKVMIEEAGLVLDKLSKNKDAREHVEIIKSHKYECEMLLLVGLGELYDTKDQVPGGQQLMHIIKWNHIYGRIEQAVDRAERLSDVLEGVLLKHA; encoded by the coding sequence ATGGGATTCAGCCTCTTCCCGAAGGAAGTAAAATTCTTTGAAATGTTCAAGGATCAGAACCGCAAACTCATCAAGGCGGTGACCATCCTCGACGAGCTGTTCCATTCCCTCGAGGACATGGAAGACCGCTGCACGCGCATCAACATCATCGAGGCCGAGGCCAACACCATCTCGCGCAGCATCTCCACGGAGCTGTCCTCGACCTTCATCACCCCCCTGGACCGCGAGGACATCCACCAGATCAACATCACCCAGGAGGCCCTGATCAACATCGTCAAGGCCACCGCCACCCGCATCGGGCTCCTGGAGTGCGGCGACGTGCTCTATCCCTCGCGCAGGCTGGTGCGCTCCCTGAAGGTGATGATCGAGGAGGCCGGGCTGGTCCTGGACAAGCTCTCCAAGAACAAGGACGCCAGGGAGCACGTGGAGATCATCAAGTCCCACAAGTACGAGTGCGAGATGCTGCTCCTGGTGGGCCTCGGGGAACTCTACGACACCAAGGACCAGGTGCCCGGCGGGCAGCAGCTCATGCACATCATCAAGTGGAACCACATCTACGGGCGCATCGAGCAGGCCGTCGACCGCGCCGAACGCCTGAGCGACGTGCTCGAAGGGGTTCTGCTCAAACATGCTTGA